Part of the bacterium genome is shown below.
ACGGCACCAAGGCCCGTCAAGCCGGCGCCGGCAAGCTCCTGTGCTTGCAGCCAGGCTCCTGCCGACCCTCACGGGACCGTAGCGGCAACGGCGAAAGCACGGAAAGACAATGCAGCTGCTTTTTTCTTCTCAACCGAGGTTGAACGATGAACGGGGCCGACGGCGGTAAAGGCCCGGAAAAGCGGGGAGAGCCCCCGGCTCCGGAAACGGCCGCGATCGGGGAAGAAATCCGCGAGTGGAAAACCAAACGCGGGGCCCTGATTCTCGCCCATAACTACCAGCTGGACGAGGTCCAGGAAATCGCGGACCTGGTCGGCGATTCCCTGGCCCTGAGCCGCCGGGCGGCGGAGAGCGACTGCGACACCATCGTTTTCTGCGGGGTGCGGTTCATGGCCGAAAGCGCCAAGATTCTTTCCCCGCGCAAACGCATCCTTCTCCCCGCCCCGCGGGCCGGGTGTCCCCTGGCCGACTTCGCCGAACCCGGCGAAGTCAGAGCCTGGCGAAAGCGATATCCCCGCGCGGCCGTGGTCGCCTATATCAACTCCTCGGCCGCGGTCAAGGCCGAAGCGGATATCTGCTGTACCTCCTCCAATGCCGTCCGGGTGGTGGCCTCCCTGGACGAGGATGAAATCATCTTTTTACCGGACCAGAACCTGGGAAGGTTCGTCGCCGCGCGTTTCCCGGACAAGCTGTTCCACCTCTGGCCCGGCTATTGCCTGACGCACCATCGGGTCCTGCCGGAACATATCCGGGAAGCCCTCCGCAAACTACCGGACGCCGAGGTGCTGGTCCATCCGGAGTGCCGCCCGGAGGTGGTGGAACTGGCGGACTTCGTCGGCAGCACCGCCCAGATTCTGGCCAGGGTGGGCGCTTCCCCGGCCCCGGCCTTCATTATCGGAACGGAGATGGGCGTCATCCCCGGACTACGCCGGGCTCACCCCGACAAGAAAATATATTTGCCATATCCGGGGCTTTTCTGCCCCACTATGAAACAGATCAGCCTGAAAACGGTGGCGGAGTCGTTGAAGACCATGCAGACGGACATAACCGTACCGGACCCGATTGCGGACCGGGCAAGAACGGCTCTGGAGCGGATGCTCGAGGCGGGATGAGGCGGGAATGATGGGCGCGGACACAGGACCGGCAGAGGAGAGCGGACGGATCCGCGGCGAGCGAGACGTTCCCTTCCTGATCGTGGGAAGCGGGATCGCCGGCCTGTATACCGCCCTGAAACTGGCCCAACGCGCGGAGGTGACGCTGCTGACCAAGGATCGCCTGGAAGAAAGCAACACCACCTACGCCCAGGGGGGAATCGCGGCGGCCATCGACCCCCAGGACTCCCCCGACCTCCACTACGCCGACACCATCAAGGTGGGCGTGGGTCTGTGCCTCCCCGAAGCGGTCTCCATCCTGGTCCACGAGGGTCCCGAACGGGTCAAGGAACTGATCGGTCTGGGGGTCCCCTTCGATCTCTTCGAGGGAGAGCCGGCTCTGACCAAGGAAGCAGCGCATTCGCGCCGACGCATCCTCCATGCCGACGGTGACGCCACCGGTCGGGAAATCAGCCGCGCCCTCACCCGCCTGGCGATCGAACATCCTCGAATCGAGATCATGGAAGAAACCATGGCGATCTCCCTGACGCTCCACCGGGACCGCTGCCGGGGCGTTTTGGCCCTGCTCGCCGACGGCGCTCTGGAACGATTTTTCTCTCCGGCGGTCATTCTCTGCACCGGAGGCTGCGGCCAGGTGTACGCTTCAACCACCAATCCCCCGGTGGCCACCGGCGACGGCATCGCCCTGGCGTTTCGGGCCGGCGCCGCCGTTTCCAATATGGAGTTCATCCAGTTTCATCCCACCGCCCTGTTCCTGCCGCCGGCGCCCTCGTTCCTGATTTCGGAGACGGTGAGGGGGGAAGGCGGAATCCTGAAGAACGTGCGGGGGG
Proteins encoded:
- the nadA gene encoding quinolinate synthase NadA codes for the protein MNGADGGKGPEKRGEPPAPETAAIGEEIREWKTKRGALILAHNYQLDEVQEIADLVGDSLALSRRAAESDCDTIVFCGVRFMAESAKILSPRKRILLPAPRAGCPLADFAEPGEVRAWRKRYPRAAVVAYINSSAAVKAEADICCTSSNAVRVVASLDEDEIIFLPDQNLGRFVAARFPDKLFHLWPGYCLTHHRVLPEHIREALRKLPDAEVLVHPECRPEVVELADFVGSTAQILARVGASPAPAFIIGTEMGVIPGLRRAHPDKKIYLPYPGLFCPTMKQISLKTVAESLKTMQTDITVPDPIADRARTALERMLEAG